The nucleotide sequence GCCCCGCTCAAGATAGCGGTCGGCCATCGCATTCAGGTAGACAGCCGGTACGACGGCATCAACCAGTCCTTTTTGCTTGGCCTTGTCGGCCGGCAGCACCCGTCCTGCGAGCACCAGCGGCAGGGCTTGAGCCAGGCCGAGCACTTGCGGCAGACGAGTCGATCCGCCCCATGCCGGAAGTATGCCGAGCTGGGTTTCCGGTAATCCGATACGTGTGCTTCCGGCATCCGAAGCAATTCGCCAGTCGCAGGCCAGTGCGAGTTCGTAACCTCCTCCCACACAGGCGCCGTCGATCAGGGCGGCCGTGGGGATCGCCAGGTCCTCGATCGCCTGGAAGGTCTGGTGCCCGAGGTCGATAAGGGCGGCGAGTTCTCCCGGTGTGGCGCTCACGAGTTGCTTGATGTCAGCCCCTGCGATGAATATTCCCTTTTTCGCCGAGGTGAAGCGGAGGCTTCGTATCGTCGCGTTGCTTTTGACCTGTGTCAGCAGCTGTAGGAGTTCCTGCAGGGTGGACTTGTCAAAAAGGTTTGCCCTTGAATCCGCCTGGTCAAAGACGATTTGCGCATGCCCTTCGTTGATTTGGAATTTCAGGTGTTTCATCGGACTTTCATTTGGATTTCGGATGTGTGGATTCGAGCCAAAGCGCAGCACCCTGTCCGCCGCCGATACAGAGGCTGACCAGTGCGCGGCGACCGCCCGAATCTTTCAGTTGCTGCAAGGCCGTAAGGATGAGGCGTGCGCCGGTCGCTCCGACCGGATGGCCGAGCGCGATGGCACCGCCCCGCTGGTTGAGCCGGTCGAGGGGGATCTCGCCGAGTGGTGCAGGAAGGCCGGCCCGGGCCGAATATTCCGGCTCCATCAGGGCTTTCAGGACTGCGAGGACTTGAGCCGCGAAGGCCTCGTTGATCTCGTACAGGTCGGCGTCGGCCAGCTTCAGGCCGGCTCTGCGGTTGACCGCTTCAATTGCCCGCACAGGACCCAGTCCCATGCGGGCAGGATCACACCCGGTATAGGCATAATCAATCAAGCGGCCTAAAGGTTCGATTCCCAATTCCCTGGCACAAGTTTCGGAGCCGACGAGCAAGGCCACGGCACCATCCGTAATCTGGGACGCATTTCCGGGAGTCACACTACCGGTCTCACGGTCGAAAACCGGTTTGAGTCCGGCCAGTCCTTGCTCGTTGCAGTCTTCACGGATGCCATTGTCGGCAAGCACTGCATGACCGTCGACGAATACCGGGGCGATTTCCCGTGCGGTCGCTTCCCTGTGTGCTTTCGCTTTCCGGTGCGAGGCAACGGCAAACCGGTCCTGACACTCGCGGGAAATGTCATATTCGCGAACCAGAAGTTCGGCGGTTTCGCCCATGTTCATCCCGGATACCGGATCGGTCAGTCCCAGTTGCAGGCCGAGGAGCGGGCTGAAATCGTTCGGACGGAAGCGGCTGAGAGCTTTCAACCGTTCGGCTAGCGAGTGTGCTTTCGACAAGCCGGTAAAGTGTTCCAAGGCCGAGTCCCTGAACAACAGCGGGTAATGGCTCATGCTTTCCACGCCACCGACAATATAACAGTCGCCGCGCTCGGCCTGGAGTCTTTGGCATGCCGTCGTGAGCGACTCCATTCCGGATGCACAGTTGCGGTTCACAGTCATAGCGGGGACCGTTCTTGGGAGACCGGACCGCAGGGCAATGACGCGCGCAATGTTTGCGCTATCCGCCGGTTGACCGACGCAACCGAAGATGAGTTCCGAGACGCGTGCCGGGTCGATTCCGGTCTGGTCCAGCAACGCGGTGACAGCGGCCCGGCCCAGGTCGGACGCACTCAGGGATGCGAGCTCTGTTCCCATTCGGCAGAATGGAGTTCGAATCCCGGCGATTACATACAATACGGTGTTCATTTCATCCTTTCTGTGGGCGGTGATCGATAACTTTGCGTTCCTTTAATTCCCGGCCGACTCCCTGAAGCTTGCGCATGGCGTCCCAATCGTGGACCTGGACCGAGTTGGGCATGACCTCGACCTGTTTCTTGAAACGTTCTCGGATCGTGTGCTCCATTTCATTGTGGGAAATCGTATCCTGTATTGGTACGACATGTACGATGATCTCATCGACATCCAACGGGTCGTCATTGTGTTTGCGTATCTCTAGTTGCCACGCGCCGACAGACGGGGTGTCATCCAGCAGGTGCTCTAAGTTGTTGAAGTCGACCAGGCTACCTTTCAACTTGTCCAGTTGCAGTTGGTGGATATTCGAGACTCTTGAAATGCGCCCGACCAGACGGGGGCAACGGCGGCCGCAGCCGGGACATGCCTCATAACTGAGCCCTCCTTCAACCAGGTCGCCCGTCCTGTAGCGAAGCACCGTGGTGCCGCGGCAATCAAGTTGCGTGTAGACGATTTCTCCCGGCTCTCCTTCCGGCACCCTTCTTCCGCTTTCCGGGTCGATCACTTCCATGTATCCCATATCAGGATACAGGTGGAATCCGTGGTTCTCCTCGCCGTGGCCCCCGCCGCATTCGGTCCATGCCATTTTGGCTTCTGTGAAGCCGTAGGTGGACAAAATCCGGACGGGGTGGGCGTCGAGTTGTGCGCATAGCTTCCTCAGCTTCCTGCGCATACCATCGGGAACTTTCTCGCCACCGAGGACGAGTGTCTTCAAGTGCGGCCAATGCATGCCTTCATCGACAGCGATATGCATCAGATGGTAGATGAAAGTCGGCATGCCGATGAGTGCGTCGGCTTGGGTCTTCTCGATGAAACGGATATTGCCTTCCGTGCCGATCGTTTTGCCGCCTCCGCTCGAAAGGGTGAAACTGCCGAAGCCCAAACCGGCATAGTGAGCCTGCCAGAACGCCAGATGGGGCGCATAGGGGAAGGCGTTGACATGCTTGTATTCCGGCCTGGATCCGCAAATTTGCATTAAACGTGTACCTGCAATTTGAAGCCGGTCCAAATCATAGGCACTGTAGAGAAAAGGCACCGGCCTGGATGAGCGTCCTGTTGTGCTGGTGAGAAAGATGGGGCGGAATTCGCGTTCCAGTAAGCGCTTCGCGCGCTTCGGACCGTAGCGCAGGAGGAGGCCGATGCTGGAACGCTGCAACTTGAGCGTCCGCTCCTCGGGGAGGACGACGAAGTCTCGATTGTTCTCAAAATCTTCCTTTCGGGTAAAGGGCAGGCGCTCCAGATCGTCCGTCGTGCGTATGTCCTGTACCCGTATTCCGTTGTTTTGGAATATTTCGCGGTAGTGCCGCACAAAGGGGATGACGCGGAGTTTCAGGTATCGACGGAGAAGGCGACTTTGTTGGTGGCGAATTTCGTCAGTTGAGGCTTTCTCCCACCATGTCTGTGCGTGGGCTTGCATTGTTTTGGACCGGATTGAGTAATTTTCGGATTGCCGGGAGTGCGGCCTGTGCCGCCTCACGACCGATGCCGATGAAGTGGTCGTATTGATGATAGTCATACCAGCGGCCGATACAGCTGATTGGCTTGATGACGATGTCCGCATGTTTGCAGGAATCGTGCGCCATGCGTATCTGGGAGGCCTTCAAGGAGGCGACAAAAGTGTCGATGATATTACCTTTAGCCAACAAGTTGATCGGACGAAGGGCGGTTTTGTACAAACGTTTCAACAGCTTGCGTTCGGGGCCGGTCGCTACTTTGGACGCGCAATGGTCAATCTCATCAATCGAGGGTATGGTCGAAATTGCGATGACCGCATCGACCTCTGCGAATTGGTGGAGGATGGATACGGGGACCGGATCGACGACACCGCCATCCACGCAACGGTGCCCCTGATGGTGAACAGGGACGATGACTCCGGGGAGTGCGCAACTGGCGTGCACCGCGTCGACGACTTTGCCCTCATGACAGACCAGGCGTTCATAAGTATCAATGTCGGTTGCAATGATGTAGAGAGGCCGCATGAGCCTGTCGAAAGTGATATCGCCAATGGAGCGGTACAGGTGGGCTTTGGCCTTGCGGCCATAAAAGAGTCCCCGAGTCGGAGGAAAGGCTGGGTCAGAGAGCTTCCGCATCGTTTTCGGAGTCTGGATCTCCTCTGCCAGTGCGACCAGTTGGGGCCCGGTGTACCCGGCGCACCAGAGTGCCCCGACGTAGGCGCCCATGCTGACCCCGGAAACGGCTGCGATCGGAATGTTGTTTTCTTCCAACACCTGAATGACACCGACATGGGCCAGTCCCTTCGCGCCGCCGGCTGAAATGGCAAGGCCCAGCCGTTTCGGTCTTACCCCTTCTTGTATCTGTGCAAGCTCCCCGGCAGCGGTGTGTGTCCCGCTGTACATCATGGGCTTTAGGCTGGAGTGCGTCATAGGGGTAACTCCTTGTAGCCAATATATACAAGTCTTCCGATAAAGCCACCTAATTCCGCAAAGAAAGGTTGCTTATTGTCGTGCGGAGTGCGGGATGCGGTTGCCCTTTACAACGCGCTTCGCACTAACGTCGCCGAATTAGTGAGAATTTGGCGACAGACACTGACAAGCCACGTCACTCACATCCCGAAACCTGAATCCGGATCCCGTATCATCTGGTCTTTCAGCCCGGAGTGCTTAGTTTGCGGGAATGACCTTTGATTTGATGGATGCACATGCCGCGGATGCCTATAAGGTGTTGGCGAGTCTCGTAACTCCGCGTCCGATCGCCTGGGTGACCACGGTCGGTGCGGACGGAGTCGTGAACGCCGCCCCTTTCAGTTTCTTCAATGTCTTCGGCTCGAAGCCGCCGTTAGTGGCTTTCGCGCCGGGCGACCGGGAACCGGGCGTGCCAAAGGATACGGCCTTGAATATCCGGAAGGGGGAGGACTTCGTGATCAATTTGGTCGATGAGGCGGTGGCGGAAGCGATGAACCGGACCGCCGCCAGCCTGCCCCATGGCCAAAGCGAGCTGGAGGGGTGCGGCCTTACCCTGATGCCGGGTGAAAGTGTGCGCTCGCCTTGGATTCGCGAGGCACCAGCTGCCTTGGAATGCCGTAAGCACAGTATCCTCGAGATCGGGAATAACCGTATGGTTCTCGGAATTGTCCATCGGGTGCATGTCCGTGATGGAATCTTTGATCCTTCGAACCACCGCATGGATGTCTCCGCCTACCAACCGGTTGGGCGGATGGCTTCTCCGCATTGGTATTGCCGGACCGGGGAGCTTTTCGAGATGAAACGGCCGGACTAATACCGGTCAGACCAGTTTGTCCGCGCCGGCATAGATCGCTTCAACGTGCAGGTAGTAGGCCGCCCGGGTTTCGAAATGGGGCGGATTTTCACGGACCCATTCGGCCACGGAGTTGAAACGCTCACCCTCAGTGACTTCTTCCGTACGGCACTTGATCTGAAAGGCGCGTTTGGTTTCCGGGTGCATGACGAGGACCGCCATACGCGGATTGACGGTGAGGTTATCTCTAGTCTTGGCGAAGGCACAATCGGCCGCGACCAAAGTCTTTGAATTCACCGCCTTGATGTAGCTCATATAAATAATGTTGGGCCGGCCGTCCTTGTCGGCAGTGGCCACACACATTGGCTTGGTCGCCTCGATCGCCTGAATGATTTCTTCGTTTAACATGGCATTGTAATCTCTCGGTACCCTTTGCGTGCAGATCCGATGCCGATCAACGGGAAAGGTCCGGAGTGGACTATCTATTAGTCAGCCTGTCGGCCGAGTTTAGGGAAGGATACGGCCTGAACCAGCTTCGTATCGTGGGTTGCGACGGCTTAGTCTTAATACCCGGGTTCTTGCGGCAAAGGCCGGTTCTGCCTCGACCAGAGGGCCCAGCAAATGGCAAGTGCCGCAATTGCCAGCGAAAGGATCATGACGATTCGACCGGCCAGCAAAACATCACGTGCGATGTAGATGTCACGTGAGAGCAGGTCCAATTCGGTGAGGATGAACTCCCAGTCGTGGCCCTCAACCTCGCGTCCAGTGTGGCCACCGATGAGGATCAGGCTGAGGCTGCGGGCGTCGTTGATGTAAGGCGCCACATCGACGAGATTCTGCCCGGCCCACCAGGCCATGATGCCGGTCGCATAGAGGTCCCGGTTCTTGATTATAAAAGCGAGAGCCAGTAAGGCGGGGACCAGAAATTGAAAGAGCGAGCCGCCAAAGCTGGTCAGAAGCGGTTTGCCGAAGATGCCGAAGAGGACGTGACCGGCTTCGTGAAAGATCAGGTTGGGGCCGTGGAGGAAATAGTCCGCGTTGCCAAGCTCCAGAATCGGGGTGCGCAGAAAATAGAGACTATGGTAACAGAGGAAGGCTAGCAGCAGACCTTGCAGTGACAGGGAAAACAGGCTGGGGGACTGCCGCACCATCGAAGTAG is from Coraliomargarita parva and encodes:
- a CDS encoding thiolase family protein, with amino-acid sequence MNTVLYVIAGIRTPFCRMGTELASLSASDLGRAAVTALLDQTGIDPARVSELIFGCVGQPADSANIARVIALRSGLPRTVPAMTVNRNCASGMESLTTACQRLQAERGDCYIVGGVESMSHYPLLFRDSALEHFTGLSKAHSLAERLKALSRFRPNDFSPLLGLQLGLTDPVSGMNMGETAELLVREYDISRECQDRFAVASHRKAKAHREATAREIAPVFVDGHAVLADNGIREDCNEQGLAGLKPVFDRETGSVTPGNASQITDGAVALLVGSETCARELGIEPLGRLIDYAYTGCDPARMGLGPVRAIEAVNRRAGLKLADADLYEINEAFAAQVLAVLKALMEPEYSARAGLPAPLGEIPLDRLNQRGGAIALGHPVGATGARLILTALQQLKDSGGRRALVSLCIGGGQGAALWLESTHPKSK
- a CDS encoding phenylacetate--CoA ligase family protein → MQAHAQTWWEKASTDEIRHQQSRLLRRYLKLRVIPFVRHYREIFQNNGIRVQDIRTTDDLERLPFTRKEDFENNRDFVVLPEERTLKLQRSSIGLLLRYGPKRAKRLLEREFRPIFLTSTTGRSSRPVPFLYSAYDLDRLQIAGTRLMQICGSRPEYKHVNAFPYAPHLAFWQAHYAGLGFGSFTLSSGGGKTIGTEGNIRFIEKTQADALIGMPTFIYHLMHIAVDEGMHWPHLKTLVLGGEKVPDGMRRKLRKLCAQLDAHPVRILSTYGFTEAKMAWTECGGGHGEENHGFHLYPDMGYMEVIDPESGRRVPEGEPGEIVYTQLDCRGTTVLRYRTGDLVEGGLSYEACPGCGRRCPRLVGRISRVSNIHQLQLDKLKGSLVDFNNLEHLLDDTPSVGAWQLEIRKHNDDPLDVDEIIVHVVPIQDTISHNEMEHTIRERFKKQVEVMPNSVQVHDWDAMRKLQGVGRELKERKVIDHRPQKG
- a CDS encoding patatin-like phospholipase family protein, with amino-acid sequence MTHSSLKPMMYSGTHTAAGELAQIQEGVRPKRLGLAISAGGAKGLAHVGVIQVLEENNIPIAAVSGVSMGAYVGALWCAGYTGPQLVALAEEIQTPKTMRKLSDPAFPPTRGLFYGRKAKAHLYRSIGDITFDRLMRPLYIIATDIDTYERLVCHEGKVVDAVHASCALPGVIVPVHHQGHRCVDGGVVDPVPVSILHQFAEVDAVIAISTIPSIDEIDHCASKVATGPERKLLKRLYKTALRPINLLAKGNIIDTFVASLKASQIRMAHDSCKHADIVIKPISCIGRWYDYHQYDHFIGIGREAAQAALPAIRKLLNPVQNNASPRTDMVGESLN
- a CDS encoding flavin reductase family protein — encoded protein: MTFDLMDAHAADAYKVLASLVTPRPIAWVTTVGADGVVNAAPFSFFNVFGSKPPLVAFAPGDREPGVPKDTALNIRKGEDFVINLVDEAVAEAMNRTAASLPHGQSELEGCGLTLMPGESVRSPWIREAPAALECRKHSILEIGNNRMVLGIVHRVHVRDGIFDPSNHRMDVSAYQPVGRMASPHWYCRTGELFEMKRPD
- a CDS encoding pyridoxamine 5'-phosphate oxidase family protein; translated protein: MLNEEIIQAIEATKPMCVATADKDGRPNIIYMSYIKAVNSKTLVAADCAFAKTRDNLTVNPRMAVLVMHPETKRAFQIKCRTEEVTEGERFNSVAEWVRENPPHFETRAAYYLHVEAIYAGADKLV